A genomic region of Notamacropus eugenii isolate mMacEug1 chromosome 3, mMacEug1.pri_v2, whole genome shotgun sequence contains the following coding sequences:
- the GABARAPL1 gene encoding gamma-aminobutyric acid receptor-associated protein-like 1, with protein sequence MKFQYKEDHPFEYRKKEGEKIRKKYPDRVPVIVEKAPKARVPDLDKRKYLVPSDLTVGQFYFLIRKRIHLRPEDALFFFVNNTIPPTSATMGQLYEDNHEEDYFLYVAYSDESVYGKKKALQDRAAGLAGGSFRHV encoded by the exons ATGAAATTCCAATACAAGGAGGATCATCCTTTCGAGTACCggaaaaaagaaggggagaagattcGGAAGAAATACCCTGACAGAGTCCCT GTAATTGTGGAGAAGGCACCTAAAGCCAGAGTCCCTGACCTGGACAAAAGGAAGTACCTGGTGCCCTCTGACCTTACAG TTGGTCAATTTTACTTCTTAATTCGGAAGCGGATCCACCTTCGACCGGAAGACgcccttttcttctttgtcaacAACACTATCCCTCCTACTAGCGCTACCATGGGCCAACTTTATGAG GACAACCATGAGGAAGACTATTTTCTCTATGTGGCCTACAGTGATGAAAGCGTCTATGGGAA GAAGAAGGCATTGCAGGACAGAGCTGCTGGATTGGCTGGGGGAAGTTTTCGACATGTATGA